The following coding sequences lie in one Microbacterium sp. XT11 genomic window:
- the gltX gene encoding glutamate--tRNA ligase — MATPHPLTTTASGADVRVRFCPSPTGLPHVGMVRTALYNWAYARHTGGKLVFRIEDTDAARDSEESFRQLVDALTWLKIDWDEGVEVGGPHAPYRQSERHDIYREVIDKLVATGALYESYSTAEEIDARNEANGRAKQLGYDNYDRDLTEEQKAAFRAEGRQPALRLRVPDEDLTYVDLIRGEVTFPAGSFPDFVVVRPNGVPLYTFVNPVDDALMGITHVLRGEDLMPSTARQLALYAALIDAGVTTFVPRFAHMPLVLGETGNKKLSKRDPQADLFLHRERGFIHEGLLNYLALLGWSIGPDRDVFSLEEFTEAFDIVNVNPNPARFDQKKAESINGDHIRMLDEKDFAERIVPYLAAAGLFDEPTHEQLVLAFRAAPLIQERVQLLGEAPGMLGFLFTDEVSYDEDALKGLPANAAEVLDACVAALEPVAEFTPQAVQDALAKALVEDLGLKPRVAYGPPRVAITGRRVSPPLFESMELLGKDESLRRLRALAEFLSR, encoded by the coding sequence ATGGCTACCCCGCACCCCCTCACCACGACCGCGAGCGGCGCAGACGTCCGCGTCCGCTTCTGCCCGTCGCCCACCGGTCTGCCGCACGTCGGCATGGTCCGCACCGCCCTCTACAACTGGGCGTACGCCCGGCACACCGGCGGCAAGCTCGTGTTCCGCATCGAGGACACCGACGCCGCCCGTGACAGCGAGGAGAGCTTCCGCCAGCTGGTCGACGCGCTCACCTGGCTGAAGATCGACTGGGACGAGGGCGTCGAGGTGGGTGGCCCGCACGCGCCGTACCGCCAGTCCGAGCGTCACGACATCTACCGCGAGGTTATCGACAAGCTCGTCGCGACCGGCGCGCTCTACGAGAGCTATTCGACGGCCGAGGAGATCGACGCGCGCAACGAGGCGAACGGGCGGGCCAAGCAGCTCGGCTATGACAACTACGACCGCGACCTCACCGAGGAGCAGAAGGCCGCGTTCCGTGCAGAGGGCCGGCAGCCTGCGCTGCGCCTGCGAGTGCCCGACGAAGATCTCACCTACGTCGACCTCATCCGCGGCGAGGTGACGTTCCCTGCCGGCTCCTTCCCGGACTTCGTGGTGGTGCGCCCGAACGGCGTTCCGCTGTACACGTTCGTCAACCCGGTCGACGACGCGCTCATGGGCATCACGCATGTGCTGCGAGGCGAGGACCTCATGCCGTCGACAGCGCGGCAGCTCGCGTTGTATGCGGCGCTCATCGACGCGGGCGTGACTACGTTCGTGCCGCGCTTCGCGCACATGCCTCTCGTGCTGGGGGAGACGGGGAACAAGAAGCTCTCCAAGCGGGACCCGCAGGCAGACCTGTTCCTGCACCGCGAGCGCGGCTTCATTCACGAGGGGCTGCTGAACTACCTCGCGCTGCTCGGCTGGTCGATCGGTCCCGACCGCGACGTGTTCTCTCTGGAGGAGTTCACGGAGGCGTTCGACATCGTGAACGTGAACCCGAATCCCGCGCGCTTCGACCAGAAGAAGGCTGAGTCGATCAACGGCGACCACATCCGGATGCTCGACGAGAAGGACTTCGCCGAGCGGATCGTGCCGTATCTGGCTGCCGCCGGCCTGTTCGACGAGCCGACGCACGAGCAGCTGGTGCTGGCGTTCCGTGCCGCACCGCTGATCCAGGAGCGGGTGCAGCTCCTGGGCGAGGCCCCTGGCATGCTCGGATTCCTCTTCACCGATGAGGTGTCGTACGACGAGGACGCGCTCAAGGGGCTGCCCGCGAACGCCGCCGAGGTGCTGGATGCGTGCGTCGCCGCACTGGAGCCCGTCGCCGAGTTCACTCCGCAGGCCGTTCAGGATGCACTCGCCAAGGCTCTCGTCGAGGACCTGGGTCTGAAGCCGCGAGTCGCTTACGGCCCGCCGCGTGTGGCGATCACCGGGCGCCGGGTGTCTCCGCCGCTTTTCGAGTCGATGGAGCTGCTCGGCAAGGACGAGTCGCTGCGCCGGCTTCGCGCGCTGGCGGAGTTCCTGAGCCGCTGA
- a CDS encoding lipocalin family protein produces the protein MDDQVVRSVPALELNRYLGLWFEQGRLPLRYEDDEARDVTAEYTLAEDGTVTVDNRCLDKDGKPQRVVGEAVPDEEHPGRLRVSFLPEKLRWLPFTRADYWVLRVDADYRHALVGTPDHRYLWLLAREPRIDPAVAEDFLRTARDQGFDLEPWITTPQSGTVVEA, from the coding sequence ATGGACGATCAGGTGGTCCGGTCTGTGCCGGCATTGGAGCTCAATCGATATCTCGGACTCTGGTTCGAGCAGGGACGGCTTCCGTTGCGGTACGAGGACGACGAGGCGCGGGACGTGACCGCGGAGTACACGCTCGCGGAGGACGGCACCGTCACGGTCGACAACCGGTGTCTCGACAAGGACGGCAAACCGCAGCGGGTCGTCGGCGAAGCCGTGCCGGACGAGGAGCATCCCGGGCGGCTGCGTGTGTCCTTCCTGCCGGAGAAGCTGCGCTGGCTGCCGTTCACGAGGGCCGACTACTGGGTGCTGCGCGTCGATGCCGACTACCGGCACGCTCTCGTCGGAACTCCGGACCATCGCTATCTGTGGCTGCTCGCCCGCGAGCCGCGCATCGACCCGGCGGTGGCGGAGGACTTCTTGCGAACCGCTCGCGACCAGGGCTTCGACCTGGAGCCGTGGATCACGACACCGCAGTCGGGGACCGTGGTCGAGGCGTGA
- a CDS encoding MFS transporter has protein sequence MTRTASIPTIETDAARVGIRGWAALVVLMLPVLLVSVDNTVLSFALPEISIALAPSGAEQLWIIDVYPLVLAGLLVTMGTLGDRFGRRRLLLIGASGFAAVSALAAFAPTAAMLIAARALLGFFGAMLMPSTLSLLRSIFQNRDQRRLAIAIWASAFSAGSALGPIVGGFLLEHFAWGSVFLVAVPVLIPLLVFAPLVVPESRDPNPGRIDPLSILLSMAAMIPAVYAIKSLAVDGPTWTAGGWAALGVVMGVLFVRRQLRAEIPMLDMALFRLGSFSGAILVNLLSVVALVGFLYFVSQHVQLVLGLSPMEAGFALVPGMAAMIVSGLLVVPVSRRVRPSLLIPGALVFSVAGYLLVAFTTSDHGVVPLILAFVVLGIGIGAAETISNELILSSAPAEKAGAASAVSETAYELGAVLGTAILGGIITAFYRGALVLPPGLPDGVAATARETLAGAYTAAAELPARQGDALWEAAAAAFGSGVMVTSMIGAALVVVAGAIAAVTLRTSPSH, from the coding sequence ATGACGCGCACAGCGTCGATTCCCACGATCGAGACGGATGCCGCGCGCGTCGGCATCCGCGGATGGGCGGCGCTCGTCGTCCTGATGCTCCCCGTCTTGCTCGTGTCGGTGGACAACACCGTGCTGAGCTTCGCGCTGCCGGAGATCTCCATCGCGCTTGCGCCCTCTGGCGCGGAGCAGCTGTGGATCATCGACGTGTATCCGCTGGTGCTCGCGGGGCTGCTGGTCACCATGGGCACGCTGGGCGATCGGTTCGGCAGGCGGAGGCTGCTGCTCATCGGCGCATCCGGCTTCGCCGCGGTCTCCGCTCTGGCAGCCTTCGCGCCCACGGCGGCCATGCTGATCGCGGCGCGCGCTCTGCTGGGCTTCTTCGGTGCGATGCTCATGCCGTCGACGCTGTCGTTGTTGCGATCGATCTTCCAGAACCGCGACCAGCGGCGTCTCGCGATCGCGATCTGGGCGTCCGCGTTCTCCGCGGGGTCCGCGCTCGGTCCCATCGTCGGCGGGTTCCTGCTCGAGCACTTCGCGTGGGGATCGGTCTTCCTCGTCGCCGTTCCCGTGCTCATCCCGCTGCTCGTCTTCGCGCCGCTGGTCGTGCCGGAGAGCCGCGATCCGAACCCCGGCCGGATCGACCCGCTGAGCATCCTGTTGTCGATGGCGGCGATGATCCCCGCGGTCTACGCGATCAAGTCGCTCGCCGTCGACGGACCGACGTGGACCGCCGGCGGATGGGCCGCCCTCGGCGTCGTGATGGGGGTGCTCTTCGTGCGGCGTCAGCTGCGGGCGGAGATCCCGATGCTCGACATGGCGTTGTTCCGTCTGGGGTCGTTCTCCGGGGCGATCCTGGTGAACCTCCTGAGTGTCGTCGCGCTCGTGGGCTTCCTCTACTTCGTGTCGCAGCATGTGCAACTGGTGCTCGGACTCTCACCCATGGAAGCGGGGTTCGCGCTGGTTCCGGGCATGGCAGCGATGATCGTCTCCGGCCTCTTGGTGGTGCCGGTGTCTCGGCGCGTGCGACCGAGCCTGCTCATCCCCGGTGCGCTCGTGTTCTCGGTGGCGGGGTACCTGCTCGTGGCGTTCACGACCTCGGACCACGGCGTCGTGCCGCTCATCCTCGCGTTCGTCGTGCTGGGCATCGGAATCGGCGCGGCGGAGACCATCTCGAACGAGTTGATCCTCTCCAGCGCTCCTGCGGAGAAGGCGGGCGCCGCCAGCGCCGTGTCCGAGACGGCGTACGAGCTGGGCGCTGTGCTCGGAACCGCCATCCTCGGGGGGATCATCACGGCGTTCTACCGCGGCGCTCTGGTGCTGCCGCCCGGCCTCCCCGACGGGGTGGCGGCGACGGCACGTGAGACGCTCGCCGGCGCCTACACGGCGGCCGCCGAGCTGCCGGCCCGCCAGGGCGACGCGCTCTGGGAGGCGGCGGCCGCCGCCTTCGGGTCGGGCGTCATGGTGACGTCCATGATCGGCGCGGCCCTCGTGGTCGTGGCCGGAGCGATCGCCGCCGTCACACTGCGCACGTCCCCGAGTCACTGA
- a CDS encoding 3-isopropylmalate dehydrogenase has product MSRVVKLAVIPGDGIGPEVIAEAEKVLDAVTADSDVTFEKTPFSLGAARYLDTGDTLTDDDLAAIAQHDAILLGAVGGQPGDPRLKDANIERGLLLKLRFTLDHYVNLRPSKLFTGATSPLANPGEVDFVVVREGTEGPYVGNGGAIRVGTPHEVANETSVNSAFGVGRVVRYAFDLAERRRKKLTLVHKTNVLVHAGAIWKRIVDEVAAEHPDVAVDYLHVDAATIFLVTDPSRFDVIVTDNLFGDILTDLAGAVTGGIGLAASGNINPDGAFPSMFEPVHGSAPDIAGQQKADPTAAILSVALLLDHLGLTAEAGRVTAAVEADIASREGTRTTAEIGSAIAARL; this is encoded by the coding sequence ATGTCGCGTGTCGTGAAGCTGGCCGTCATCCCGGGTGACGGCATCGGTCCCGAGGTCATCGCCGAGGCGGAGAAGGTCCTCGACGCGGTCACGGCGGACAGCGACGTGACGTTCGAGAAGACTCCGTTCTCACTGGGGGCGGCCCGGTACCTCGACACCGGCGACACGCTCACCGACGACGATCTCGCCGCGATCGCCCAGCACGACGCCATCCTCCTCGGCGCGGTGGGCGGACAGCCCGGAGATCCGCGCCTGAAGGATGCCAACATCGAGCGCGGTCTGCTGCTCAAGCTGCGCTTCACGCTCGACCATTACGTCAATCTGCGTCCCTCAAAGCTGTTCACGGGCGCGACGAGCCCGCTCGCGAACCCGGGGGAGGTCGACTTCGTCGTCGTGCGCGAGGGCACCGAGGGTCCGTACGTGGGCAACGGGGGAGCGATCCGCGTCGGCACTCCGCACGAGGTGGCCAATGAGACCAGCGTGAACTCCGCCTTCGGAGTGGGGCGCGTCGTCCGCTACGCCTTCGACCTTGCCGAGCGCCGCCGCAAGAAGCTCACGCTCGTGCACAAGACGAACGTGCTCGTGCACGCCGGCGCGATCTGGAAGCGCATCGTCGACGAGGTCGCGGCCGAGCACCCGGACGTCGCCGTCGACTACCTGCACGTCGACGCCGCCACCATCTTCCTGGTCACGGACCCGTCGCGCTTCGACGTGATCGTGACCGACAACCTCTTCGGCGACATCCTCACCGACCTTGCGGGGGCGGTGACCGGAGGCATCGGCCTCGCGGCATCGGGCAACATCAACCCTGATGGCGCCTTCCCGTCGATGTTCGAGCCCGTGCACGGCTCGGCCCCCGACATCGCCGGTCAGCAGAAGGCCGACCCGACCGCCGCGATCCTGTCGGTGGCCCTGCTGCTCGACCATCTCGGGCTGACGGCGGAAGCCGGCCGTGTGACGGCCGCCGTCGAGGCCGATATCGCGTCCCGCGAGGGTACGCGCACCACGGCGGAGATCGGCTCCGCCATCGCTGCACGCCTCTGA
- a CDS encoding fumarylacetoacetate hydrolase family protein, which translates to MKIARFSHEDAIMYGIVDETDLVVLAGDPMFAGYETTGARVPLADAVLLAPVIPRSKVVCVGKNYHDHAAEMGGVAPEEPLLFLKPNTAVIGPGDVIVRPTLSERTEYEGELAVVIGKIAKNVKAADAANYVLGYTVANDVTARDLQRKDGQWSRAKGFDTFCPLGPVIETDFDPSTATIETRVNGEVRQHAPLTDMIHSVASIIEYASAVFTLLPGDVILTGTPAGVGTFDAGDVVEVEISGLGILRNTVRDAQPA; encoded by the coding sequence GTGAAGATCGCCCGATTCAGCCACGAAGACGCCATCATGTACGGGATCGTCGACGAGACCGATCTGGTCGTGCTCGCAGGCGACCCGATGTTCGCCGGATACGAGACGACCGGCGCACGCGTGCCGCTCGCGGACGCCGTGCTGCTCGCTCCGGTGATCCCGCGGTCGAAGGTCGTGTGCGTGGGCAAGAACTACCACGACCACGCCGCCGAGATGGGGGGAGTGGCGCCCGAGGAGCCGCTCCTGTTCCTCAAGCCGAACACGGCGGTGATCGGGCCGGGAGACGTCATCGTGCGCCCGACGCTCTCGGAGCGCACCGAGTACGAGGGCGAGCTCGCCGTGGTGATCGGCAAGATCGCCAAGAACGTGAAGGCGGCAGACGCGGCGAACTACGTGCTCGGCTACACGGTGGCGAACGACGTGACCGCGCGCGACCTGCAGCGCAAGGACGGTCAGTGGTCACGCGCCAAGGGCTTCGACACCTTCTGTCCGCTCGGTCCGGTCATCGAGACCGACTTCGATCCGTCGACCGCGACCATCGAGACGCGCGTCAACGGCGAGGTGCGTCAGCACGCGCCGCTGACCGACATGATCCACTCGGTCGCGTCGATCATCGAGTACGCCTCGGCAGTGTTCACCCTGCTTCCCGGCGACGTGATCCTCACCGGCACCCCCGCCGGCGTCGGCACCTTCGACGCGGGAGACGTGGTCGAGGTCGAGATCTCGGGTCTCGGCATCCTGCGCAACACCGTGCGCGACGCGCAGCCGGCGTAG
- a CDS encoding MFS transporter, with protein MTALTLEQQTAVQRRTVAVLSLGQVLGGIAFGATVSLGALLAADISGNDGLSGLATASVTLGPALCSIPLARMAARFGRRRALTLGNVFALVGIAIVVLAVSLRIFPLLLLGTLTIGAGNAGNLQSRFAATDLASPQHRGRDLSIVVWSTTIGGVAGPLLLGPGEFVGHAIGMPPQTGSYAFSFVAQCAALILYLIALRPDPLLAAQRLATAAAAVTGVVREDKPVVARYAIFAIAGSHVVMASVMAMTPVHLSHMAHTMHGMDTTPADVSALVGITIALHVGGMYALSPVFGILADRWGRLRVILLGQALLGGALVFAVLANDQAWGVMVALILLGLGWSAATVAGAALLTESSAPELRTRRQGRSDSLMSLCAAAGAVLAGVILSNFQYAGLGVAASVVVVAIVVLSPLARARAAEAG; from the coding sequence GTGACCGCGCTCACCCTCGAACAGCAGACCGCCGTCCAGCGGCGCACCGTGGCGGTGCTGTCGCTCGGTCAGGTGCTCGGAGGCATCGCGTTCGGCGCCACGGTGTCGCTCGGCGCGCTGCTCGCCGCGGACATCTCCGGCAACGACGGCCTGTCGGGTCTCGCGACCGCGTCGGTGACGTTGGGGCCTGCGCTGTGCTCGATCCCGCTGGCGCGCATGGCGGCGCGGTTCGGACGCCGTCGCGCGCTGACTCTCGGCAACGTGTTCGCTCTCGTCGGCATCGCGATCGTCGTGCTCGCGGTGTCGCTGCGCATCTTCCCGCTCCTGCTGCTCGGAACCCTGACGATCGGAGCGGGGAACGCCGGCAACCTCCAGTCCCGCTTCGCCGCCACGGATCTCGCGTCGCCCCAGCATCGAGGCCGCGACCTGTCGATCGTGGTGTGGTCGACGACGATCGGAGGAGTCGCGGGGCCTCTGCTGCTGGGACCCGGCGAGTTCGTCGGCCATGCGATCGGGATGCCGCCGCAGACCGGGTCGTACGCGTTCTCCTTCGTGGCGCAGTGCGCCGCGCTGATCCTCTATCTCATCGCGCTGCGCCCCGACCCTCTGCTCGCCGCACAGCGACTGGCCACGGCCGCCGCGGCGGTCACCGGCGTCGTGCGCGAGGACAAGCCCGTCGTGGCGCGCTATGCGATCTTCGCCATCGCGGGTTCGCACGTCGTGATGGCGTCGGTCATGGCGATGACGCCCGTGCATCTTTCGCACATGGCGCACACCATGCACGGCATGGACACCACGCCGGCCGACGTCTCGGCGCTCGTCGGGATCACGATCGCCCTGCACGTGGGAGGCATGTATGCGCTGTCGCCCGTGTTCGGCATCCTCGCCGACCGCTGGGGCCGGTTGCGGGTGATCCTGCTCGGGCAGGCGCTGCTCGGCGGAGCGCTCGTGTTCGCGGTGTTGGCGAACGACCAGGCGTGGGGCGTGATGGTCGCGTTGATCCTGCTCGGCCTCGGCTGGAGCGCGGCGACCGTCGCCGGTGCCGCGCTCCTCACGGAGTCCAGCGCACCGGAACTCCGCACGCGTCGCCAGGGCCGCAGCGACTCGCTGATGAGCCTGTGCGCCGCAGCGGGCGCCGTGCTGGCCGGCGTGATCCTGTCGAACTTCCAGTACGCCGGACTCGGGGTCGCGGCATCCGTCGTCGTGGTGGCGATCGTGGTGCTGTCTCCGCTCGCGCGGGCGCGCGCCGCGGAGGCCGGCTGA
- the serA gene encoding phosphoglycerate dehydrogenase: MPKPVVLIAEVLSPATIEALGPDFDVRNVDGTDRAALFAALADADAVLIRSATRIDEEALSHAPKLKVVARAGVGLDNVDIKAATAAGVMVVNAPTSNIVSAAELTIGHILSLARRIPAAHASLSAGEWKRSSFTGAELFEKTVGIVGLGRIGALVAARLAAFDMRVVAYDPYVTSARAQQLGVQLLSLEELVAEADFLTIHMPKTPETTGMIGAEQFKAMKSTAFVVNVARGGLIDEAALYDALVAGEIAGAGLDVFTSEPPAEGGTARALLDLPNVVVTPHLGASTDEAQEKAGISVARSVRLALGGDLVPDAVNVAGGVIDPYVRPGISLVEKLGQIFAALATSPLTSLDVEVHGELNDYDVSVLKLAALKGVFTNIVSETVSYVNAPLLAEQRGIAVRLIKDDVSDEYRNVITLSGALSDGSQLSVSGTLTGPKQIEKLVGINDHALELPIEKHHIVMLYTDRPGIVAVYGQKFGEAGINIAGMQIGRLAAGDQALSVLTLDSPVSEELLDDVRTAIDADLFRQIEITEV, encoded by the coding sequence GTGCCGAAGCCTGTCGTGCTCATCGCCGAAGTACTCTCTCCCGCCACGATCGAGGCCCTCGGCCCCGACTTCGACGTCCGCAACGTCGACGGCACCGATCGTGCGGCGCTCTTCGCCGCGCTGGCCGACGCCGATGCCGTGCTCATCCGTTCCGCCACGCGCATCGATGAGGAGGCGCTGTCGCACGCGCCGAAGCTCAAGGTCGTCGCCCGTGCAGGCGTGGGGCTCGACAACGTCGACATCAAGGCCGCGACGGCCGCAGGAGTGATGGTCGTCAACGCGCCGACCTCGAACATCGTGTCGGCGGCGGAGCTGACCATCGGACACATCCTGAGTCTGGCTCGGCGCATCCCCGCCGCGCACGCGTCGCTCTCTGCCGGGGAATGGAAGCGCAGCTCGTTCACGGGTGCGGAGCTGTTCGAGAAGACCGTCGGGATCGTCGGGCTCGGCCGTATCGGCGCCCTCGTCGCCGCGCGTCTCGCCGCATTCGACATGCGTGTCGTCGCGTACGACCCGTATGTGACGTCGGCGCGTGCACAGCAGCTCGGCGTCCAGCTCCTCTCGCTCGAAGAGCTCGTCGCAGAGGCCGATTTCCTCACGATCCACATGCCCAAGACGCCCGAGACGACGGGCATGATCGGCGCCGAGCAGTTCAAGGCCATGAAGTCGACCGCCTTCGTCGTCAATGTCGCCCGCGGCGGTCTCATCGACGAGGCCGCGCTGTACGACGCACTGGTGGCGGGCGAGATCGCCGGCGCGGGTCTGGACGTCTTCACATCGGAGCCGCCGGCGGAGGGCGGGACGGCGCGGGCCCTCCTCGACCTGCCGAACGTGGTCGTGACGCCGCATCTGGGTGCCAGCACCGACGAGGCGCAGGAGAAGGCCGGCATCTCGGTCGCCCGGTCCGTGCGCCTCGCACTCGGCGGCGACCTCGTGCCCGACGCGGTCAACGTGGCGGGGGGCGTCATCGACCCGTACGTCCGTCCTGGGATCTCGCTCGTGGAGAAGCTCGGTCAGATCTTCGCCGCGCTCGCGACGTCGCCTCTGACGAGCCTCGACGTCGAAGTCCACGGCGAGCTCAACGACTACGACGTCAGCGTCCTGAAGCTCGCGGCGCTCAAGGGCGTGTTCACGAACATCGTCAGCGAGACCGTCTCGTATGTCAACGCGCCGTTGCTCGCCGAGCAGCGCGGCATCGCCGTTCGTCTGATCAAGGACGACGTGAGCGACGAGTACCGCAACGTCATCACCTTGAGCGGGGCGCTCTCCGACGGCTCGCAGCTCAGCGTGTCTGGCACCCTCACCGGGCCGAAGCAGATCGAGAAGCTCGTCGGCATCAATGACCACGCACTGGAGCTCCCGATCGAGAAGCACCACATCGTGATGCTCTACACCGACCGCCCCGGCATCGTCGCGGTCTACGGTCAGAAGTTCGGCGAGGCGGGCATCAACATCGCCGGCATGCAGATCGGCCGCCTGGCCGCGGGTGACCAGGCCCTGAGTGTGCTCACGCTCGACTCGCCGGTCTCTGAAGAGCTGCTCGACGACGTGCGGACGGCGATCGACGCCGACCTGTTCCGCCAGATCGAGATCACCGAGGTCTGA
- a CDS encoding branched-chain amino acid aminotransferase has protein sequence MTTIDAEATVAPLEFAVTKNLNAATPARVAEVLENPGFGTVFTDHMVDICWSAKGGWHRPRVQPYGPIPLDPAASVLHYAQEIFEGIKAYRHADGSIHTFRPDRNAARMQASARRLALPELPTEYFIQSLRELIAVDGRWVPSGADQSLYLRPFMFAKEAFLGVRAAQKVAYYVIASPAGAYFAGGVKPVRIWLSEEYARAGRGGTGKAKTGGNYASSLLPQSEAYAKGCDQVVFLNEDRDVEELGGMNIVFVFKDGRVVTPESDSILEGITRDSLLQLAADRGYTVEKRKISIDEWRQGVASGDIVEVFACGTAAVVTPIGALVGEGFDEPQPLGELALSLREELTDIQYGRREDRHGWLVRLDA, from the coding sequence ATGACGACGATCGACGCCGAGGCGACCGTGGCTCCGCTGGAGTTCGCGGTGACGAAGAACCTGAACGCGGCCACGCCCGCGCGGGTCGCCGAGGTCCTGGAGAACCCTGGTTTCGGCACGGTCTTCACGGACCACATGGTCGACATCTGCTGGTCGGCCAAGGGCGGCTGGCACCGTCCGCGCGTACAGCCGTACGGGCCGATCCCACTCGACCCCGCGGCATCCGTGCTCCACTACGCACAGGAGATCTTCGAAGGCATCAAGGCGTACCGCCACGCGGACGGCTCGATCCACACGTTCCGTCCCGACCGCAATGCCGCGCGCATGCAGGCGAGCGCACGGCGCCTGGCCCTGCCGGAGCTGCCGACGGAGTACTTCATCCAGTCGCTCCGTGAGCTCATCGCGGTCGACGGACGGTGGGTCCCGTCTGGAGCGGACCAGAGCCTGTACCTGCGACCGTTCATGTTCGCGAAGGAGGCCTTCCTCGGCGTCCGCGCGGCGCAGAAGGTCGCCTACTACGTGATCGCCAGCCCCGCCGGCGCGTACTTCGCGGGTGGGGTGAAGCCCGTCCGGATCTGGCTGTCGGAGGAGTACGCGCGCGCCGGACGGGGAGGCACCGGCAAGGCGAAGACCGGTGGCAACTACGCGTCGAGCCTGCTGCCGCAGTCCGAGGCCTACGCGAAGGGCTGTGACCAGGTCGTCTTCCTCAACGAGGACCGCGACGTGGAGGAGCTCGGCGGCATGAACATCGTGTTCGTGTTCAAGGACGGGCGTGTCGTGACGCCCGAGTCCGACAGCATCCTCGAGGGCATCACCCGGGATTCGCTGCTGCAGCTCGCGGCCGACCGGGGGTACACGGTCGAGAAGCGCAAGATCTCCATCGACGAGTGGCGTCAGGGCGTCGCCTCGGGCGACATCGTCGAGGTGTTCGCGTGCGGCACGGCAGCCGTGGTCACGCCGATCGGCGCGCTCGTCGGCGAGGGCTTCGACGAGCCGCAGCCCCTGGGAGAGCTCGCGCTCTCGCTACGCGAGGAACTCACCGACATCCAGTACGGCCGCCGCGAGGACCGGCACGGCTGGCTCGTGCGCCTCGACGCCTGA
- a CDS encoding TetR/AcrR family transcriptional regulator, translated as MARPPHAREKVLDAFEAIVIADGERAATLDATARAAGVSKGGLLYHFGSKDELETGFLVRLEALTAADLERMATADEGPVAYYLRTSVMEDEALDRALIAASRLAQGGSTAAAETLRRMRGLWKDAIRPHVRDTASLDLIMLLGDGLYFNNSLDVHGAEHLVPTGRDLDALIELVLQATARDEDSQTPPSES; from the coding sequence ATGGCCCGACCTCCCCATGCCCGCGAAAAGGTCCTCGACGCGTTCGAGGCGATCGTCATCGCCGACGGTGAGCGCGCGGCGACCCTCGATGCCACCGCCAGAGCGGCGGGAGTCTCGAAGGGCGGGCTGCTCTATCACTTCGGCTCGAAGGATGAGCTCGAAACCGGTTTCCTCGTGCGCTTGGAGGCGCTCACTGCGGCCGATCTCGAACGAATGGCGACGGCGGACGAAGGACCGGTCGCCTACTACCTGCGGACCTCCGTGATGGAGGATGAGGCACTCGATCGCGCACTCATCGCCGCGTCACGCCTTGCGCAGGGAGGCTCGACCGCCGCCGCCGAGACGCTGAGACGCATGAGGGGGCTGTGGAAGGACGCGATCCGTCCGCATGTGCGCGACACGGCGAGCCTCGATCTGATCATGCTGCTCGGTGACGGGCTCTACTTCAACAATTCCCTCGACGTGCACGGGGCGGAGCATCTGGTTCCCACGGGCCGAGACCTGGATGCGCTCATCGAGCTCGTGCTGCAGGCGACGGCACGCGACGAGGACTCACAGACGCCCCCGAGCGAGTCATGA